In Streptomyces sp. P3, one DNA window encodes the following:
- a CDS encoding acyltransferase, with protein MSTEPRTEPGGRPADDRPADSTARLPQLSEQAGQYEQAGQYEQTRQPGAAEGSEARKKGGGRDRYFDLLRAIALFRVVLYHLMGWAWLPVVFPSMGVMFALAGNLMARSLTRRPALEVVRGRMRRLLPPLWLLGAVGVTGMLAAGWGPDEEGHPGWWWLHLAYWVLPLSDPPYGESLPGVYHLIGDDWATDIGVPLWYLRAYLWFVLLSPLLLRALRRLPWPTVLAPVALSAALEFGALSLPGWRLQAALTDLGTFGACWLLGMAHQEGLLRRLPRYVVPSLAPAVAATGLWYALGHHLREGHDLDDMPFAQSLWSFAAVLLLLHISPSWTEWPARLRRWDRLITLLNSRAVTIYLWHNVCIGVVEALWDRLWAVPWLETDAPWVLESPWPQLPFVWLLTAACVVCFGWVEDLAARRRPRLWPDGRVGAHRA; from the coding sequence ATGAGCACCGAGCCGAGGACGGAGCCGGGCGGTCGGCCGGCGGACGACCGGCCGGCGGACAGTACGGCGCGGCTGCCCCAACTGAGCGAGCAGGCCGGGCAGTACGAGCAGGCCGGGCAGTACGAGCAGACGAGGCAGCCGGGTGCGGCCGAGGGTTCGGAGGCGAGGAAGAAGGGCGGCGGGCGCGACCGCTACTTCGACCTCCTGCGGGCGATCGCCCTCTTCCGGGTCGTCCTCTACCACCTGATGGGCTGGGCCTGGCTCCCCGTCGTGTTCCCCTCGATGGGCGTGATGTTCGCGCTCGCAGGCAACCTGATGGCCCGCTCGCTCACCCGGCGCCCCGCGCTGGAGGTCGTGCGCGGACGCATGCGCCGCCTGCTGCCGCCGCTGTGGCTGCTGGGCGCGGTCGGCGTGACGGGCATGCTGGCCGCGGGGTGGGGCCCGGACGAGGAAGGGCACCCCGGCTGGTGGTGGTTGCACCTCGCGTACTGGGTCCTCCCGCTGAGCGACCCGCCGTACGGTGAGTCCCTGCCGGGCGTGTACCACCTGATCGGCGACGACTGGGCCACCGACATCGGGGTGCCCCTGTGGTACCTGCGGGCCTACCTCTGGTTCGTCCTGCTCTCCCCGCTCCTGTTGCGCGCCCTGCGCCGGCTGCCCTGGCCGACGGTCCTCGCGCCGGTCGCGCTGTCGGCCGCGCTGGAGTTCGGCGCGCTGTCGCTGCCCGGCTGGCGGTTGCAGGCCGCCCTCACGGACCTCGGCACGTTCGGCGCGTGCTGGCTGCTGGGCATGGCGCACCAGGAGGGCCTGTTGCGTCGCCTGCCCCGCTATGTGGTGCCGTCCCTGGCCCCGGCGGTGGCGGCGACCGGTCTCTGGTACGCCCTGGGCCACCACCTCAGGGAGGGGCACGACCTCGACGACATGCCGTTCGCGCAGTCCCTGTGGTCCTTCGCCGCGGTGCTGCTGCTCCTGCACATCAGCCCGTCGTGGACCGAGTGGCCGGCCCGGCTGCGCCGCTGGGACCGGTTGATCACCCTGCTCAACTCCCGTGCGGTGACGATCTATCTCTGGCACAACGTGTGCATCGGCGTCGTCGAGGCCCTGTGGGACCGGCTGTGGGCCGTTCCGTGGCTGGAGACCGACGCCCCGTGGGTGCTGGAGAGCCCGTGGCCGCAGCTGCCGTTCGTCTGGCTCCTCACGGCGGCCTGCGTCGTCTGCTTCGGCTGGGTCGAGGACCTGGCGGCCCGCCGCAGGCCCCGTCTGTGGCCGGACGGACGCGTCGGGGCGCACCGGGCGTGA